Proteins encoded together in one Plasmodium reichenowi strain SY57 chromosome Unknown, whole genome shotgun sequence window:
- a CDS encoding cold-shock protein, putative, producing the protein MLRRKIHIHFNSYKKHFFSQLINKEKHDKITGNVIMFDKRKGYGFI; encoded by the coding sequence ATGCTTAGAAGAAAAATTCACATTCATTTTAATAGTtataaaaaacattttttttctcaattaataaataaagaaaaacatGATAAAATAACAGGAAATGTTATCATGTTCGATAAGAGGAAAGGTTATGGTTTTATAA